The Ptychodera flava strain L36383 chromosome 7, AS_Pfla_20210202, whole genome shotgun sequence DNA window aaaatacatgtactttatgAAAAACAATATGATAACCCCTCCCCAACCCCATCCAGATACATGTAGTTCCATGATACCGGTATTATTATTTTGGGACTGATATTTCAGATGTTAGTGCTTTCCAGCTGAGGCAGCTTGTTGTTTCTCTCAATACAAAAGTACCGGTATTTACTTTTCTGGACCATTTCTGTCACCATCCACAGATTTCGTTGGAGGAAAAGACATGGAGTTATCATCAAGTCAAGGATTTATTCAATCAAGTCCATATGCTGCTATGAATGACTTGTTATTCAAACAATTTGGTTTTCAAGTACTCGCAAACAACATCTGTAAGGAAGATACAGACACATATCCCATCCTGGTCCAATCTGTTCTGAGAGAATCAGATGTAGAAATCTGGGGAGGATTTCGTGTCCATGCGTACATTGTAAAACTGGCCTTCCAAAAGACCCAAGGCCAACCCAAGATGAGTTTAGCCATCCTGTTGAAAAATAAGTTTACTCCAGATGTGAAAAGACTTGGAGCACCCTTTCAGCTTAAAGCTTATCATTTACAGTGGATCAGAATGTGTTGGATGAAGATGTGGATGGTATGCCGGTCAGAAATTCAAAGGAAATTCCATTTATTGCCATGTATGATGCTATTAATTTGTCTGAGGCAGAAACATTGACAAAAATTTAGAATCATTGATTGGATCAGAAATCACCATACTACTTGAAACTAAAGGAGGCACAGGTCACCACCAATCAACTATGAGAGAGAAGTCCCATGACCTTTCACCTGCAGATACCAGCCAGGAGGTGTCAAGTAAGACAGTTGATAAGAACAAACAGGCACTTGAAATATTTTCGACTGATcttaacaatgaaaatgaaaggaaGACAATTAAGGGACAGAATCAAGAGGCATTTGCGGATGTCAGCCATGATGACGGAAATTTTGAACCAACAGCTGATAAATCAGAAACATGTGAAAGTTCTGAAGATTTGGCCAACATTCCCAACACAGACACTGACAAAAGATTACGTGCAGAGCTGTCTACAAAAGAAAGCAATCTGGAAATGAACCATCGGGGGCATAAATTCAATGCATATCCTGCTATCACTCAAATGTCCAAAGAaccagcagcagcaacaacagaaACTCAATGTCTTGACACTGGGGCCGCTGCTAGCCCTGATACTAACAAATCTCACCATCATAAAGCTGGGCCATCTAGTGATGAAGAATTACTCCCAGGAGCACAATCAAAAACGAAGAGCACTGGGTTTAAAAAAACTCCGTCCCAGAAAAATAAGTTGAAATGTCAGGAAAGGTTAACAAGAGAGAGAAACGGTACTCTGCATGCAGAATTGCATATGAAGGAAAAGGAAGCAAAGACACTGAAACTTAagagagaaaagaaaagaaaagagaaaGCTACCAAGAAATTTTTCAAGTGTGAGGATTGTGGCATTGGTTTCACATTAAAAAAAGAATACTCTTTGCACATGAGAATACATAAAAAGGATGCACAGAAACGTTTCCAGTGTCGCCTTTGTGGAACAGAGTTTGCAAAAATGATTGAGTTGACAAATCACGAGAAGTCTGTGCATCCTGGAGAGAAGCCCTATGTTTGTGAGGTATGCCACCATGGTTTTAATAACTTTATGTACTTGAATGGGCACATCACGCGGGCTCACGGGACAACTTCCTTCAACTGTGAAGACTGTGACAAAGTGTTCAAAACGAAAAGTGCCTTAAACTTGCACAGCAAGCGAATGCATCTTGGCGTTTGGAAGTACCAATGTGACACTTGCAGCAAAAATTCTTagataaatatatgtataagtTGCACTTATTATCACACTCAGTTGTGAGGCATTTCCAATGTGAGATATGTGGGAAAGCCTTTAAGACAAAATATACTCTTCGCGGACACATGAAATGCCACTCGGAGAAAGACCACATTTTGTGCAATCTCTGTGGAAAGGGCTTCGGTCGCACACAGCATCTGAGGGAGCATATGGTGGTCCACACAAAGAAGAATGATTTCTTATGCGATTACTGTGGAAAAAGTTTCAGTAATAAGACAAATCTTTACGTACACAGAAGGCAACACACAGGTGTACGTCCTTGTGTGTGTACCATCTGTGGGCAGGTTTTCACCGCCAACGGGCCGTTGCAAAACATATGGAGAAAATACATCCAAATAAAACACATGAACCAAGTGCATCTTTAAATTCCTGAATGTTTTACACATACTATTTTGGCAATGATTTGTTTCTCCAACAGTGTCATTTGTATCACTTTCACCCAGATATTTTTTTAGAGTATTGCATATGATTTTATCAACTATGTATTTATTTAGCTgatgtttaatatatttttattgttcttGTATTCATCATATATTTAGTTGTTTATTCATTTTGTAGTTCTTTacagtgcactgaggtgtataAGTAGTGCACTTTAAAGAATTTTTCGATAATGATAATAAAAAAGTTTGTGCATTTGTTGTTACAATTCAAAATTGCTTTGAAGCTAGTCATTGGCCAAGTTCAAACCCATGCACTGCCTCTGCCATGCTTGTCAAAATCCATTCACCACTCTGCAGACTGTGAAAAAGGCAACTGCAGATATTACAAAGTATTAGTTCTAAAATACAACTCcttgtattatatattattgcctgaataaaTGGGTTTATGTTCCCGAGAgtaggtgacaatttgcccgatgccaggagggcaaattgtctcctgctgcgagggcacttaatccatgtattcaggcaatacggtaatattttattacatgcctatatgacatttagttacatgcagggtattctcaaacaattttaccattattgacCAGCATCTAACAGATTTTAACAGAACTCAAATAGCAGTGCGTGCATTGAAAATTTATGTCAAATGTGAAGGGTCTACCTTGATGTCACACATACCAATGGCCAATAGCAATCTCACCGTAGAATAGTTTGAATACTTTGTCAAGCCCCACAGGTATAACAAATTACACATACAGTGATAGAAGaaacaattattacatttaaacTTAATTGGTATTGTTGGTTTTAACCCATGGCCCAAATTTGATCACCAGTGTCACTAACCTGTAGcagacaataaatatacatgtgGATTTGCAATAGGGAGATCATTTTGACTCCACACCACTGAGACAGTACAATTGT harbors:
- the LOC139136610 gene encoding zinc finger protein 718-like, encoding MREKSHDLSPADTSQEVSSKTVDKNKQALEIFSTDLNNENERKTIKGQNQEAFADVSHDDGNFEPTADKSETCESSEDLANIPNTDTDKRLRAELSTKESNLEMNHRGHKFNAYPAITQMSKEPAAATTETQCLDTGAAASPDTNKSHHHKAGPSSDEELLPGAQSKTKSTGFKKTPSQKNKLKCQERLTRERNGTLHAELHMKEKEAKTLKLKREKKRKEKATKKFFKCEDCGIGFTLKKEYSLHMRIHKKDAQKRFQCRLCGTEFAKMIELTNHEKSVHPGEKPYVCEVCHHGFNNFMYLNGHITRAHGTTSFNCEDCDKVFKTKSALNLHSKRMHLGVWKYQCDTCSKNS